One segment of Anatilimnocola aggregata DNA contains the following:
- a CDS encoding CHAT domain-containing protein: MTLLILTAGFFAPRSLHAQGTGNRTLPGDVYFAMFGPYYDGDYASCVRGFRDSARGGLVSIEGRWVDAICYHTMMGESYNQMGDLTNALDQYTSACKLFLAHRDWLLRVEFPPNIDAENNPRVAITWGAPTRPLKIGRFPEKFQVLFGRIDNQQAANQGGVIAPPSLRPVNVLEIARCIAVSIRRRGELMGPTCEHDPLTGQLVDALARRPGPPNHWAQCLVEIQYGLALASANKSVQAISELQRGLLAGGVLDHPLTSLALLELGRIAFDQEKYDVALTYFMEATYSAAWFDRFDVMEEAFRQAQMTHIISGQPGVFAPAVPASAWAKSKRLRTMNVTLLTGLAENLFVTGDLNNASATIGQARSNLGRGEALQGTMGCRINYQAARIQLAQGNNLGGGTSLVAALGYQRKASPGLFQIALADAMFTSGGVTERLADLLYANVLREPRPRDWQLDPLEVIAIQSTPHPIPMEHWFELALSRKELEKALEIADRIRRHRFHSVVPLGGRLLALRWVLQAPKELLDESAQLQRQDLLNRFAAYDALNQQATAARTALEQLPLLPPDDADQKKQLELFNQLGQVSTGQEHLLNQIALSRAAADQPFPPLRAVKDTQKDLPPGSLVLAFFQTSRNLHGFAFTNEQYAYFTLESPAKLKAEMMDLFKKLSLYDRNAAVPVEDLASDAWKTPAAAILKKLSNGAGAEDWAKYKELIIVPDSFLWYVPFEALPLPGSETGASLISHLNIRYAPTMSLVLGDRRGQKPLSKTAIVAGKILPREDERIAAAVAEQLATALPGSTVLTGNTVAPGSLLGTQFDRLVMLTDMEETDKLPFGWSPLQLDRGKPGANLSDWMTLPWGCPEQLVFPTFHSPAEYGLKRGGNGDEMFLTICGLMASGSRSMLLSRWRVGGRSTADFVREYSQELPHLPAADAHRRAITLLRGTSLDPREEGRLRAPATLEEFKPEHPFFWAGYMLVDSSAYVPREKAKPAAE, encoded by the coding sequence GGGCGATCTGACGAACGCGCTCGATCAGTACACTTCGGCATGCAAGCTGTTCCTCGCTCATCGCGATTGGCTGCTGCGGGTCGAGTTTCCTCCGAATATCGATGCCGAGAATAATCCGCGCGTGGCCATTACGTGGGGAGCCCCCACAAGGCCGCTGAAGATAGGCCGCTTTCCCGAAAAGTTCCAGGTGCTGTTTGGCCGGATCGATAATCAGCAAGCGGCCAATCAAGGCGGTGTGATTGCGCCTCCTTCGTTGCGGCCGGTGAATGTGCTGGAAATTGCCCGCTGCATTGCTGTCTCCATTCGTCGCCGTGGCGAATTGATGGGACCGACCTGCGAACACGATCCTCTCACTGGACAGCTGGTCGATGCGCTGGCGCGGCGTCCTGGTCCGCCAAATCACTGGGCGCAGTGCCTGGTCGAAATTCAATACGGCCTGGCTCTCGCTAGTGCCAACAAATCGGTGCAGGCCATTTCGGAATTGCAGCGCGGCTTGCTCGCCGGCGGCGTCCTCGATCATCCGCTCACGTCTCTCGCTCTGCTTGAACTCGGACGGATTGCCTTCGACCAAGAGAAGTACGACGTCGCCCTGACTTACTTTATGGAAGCGACTTACTCGGCTGCCTGGTTTGATCGCTTCGACGTCATGGAAGAAGCCTTTCGTCAGGCGCAAATGACGCACATCATTTCTGGCCAGCCCGGCGTCTTCGCGCCGGCTGTTCCCGCCTCGGCCTGGGCCAAGTCAAAACGCCTGCGGACGATGAACGTTACGCTGCTGACCGGTCTTGCCGAGAATCTGTTCGTCACCGGCGATCTGAACAATGCCAGCGCGACTATTGGCCAGGCCCGCTCGAACCTCGGTCGCGGCGAAGCGCTGCAGGGGACGATGGGTTGCCGAATCAACTATCAGGCCGCTCGCATTCAACTGGCTCAAGGTAATAACTTGGGTGGTGGCACGTCGCTCGTCGCGGCCCTCGGCTATCAGCGCAAAGCGTCGCCCGGGCTGTTTCAAATCGCCCTGGCCGACGCCATGTTCACCTCCGGTGGAGTCACTGAACGGCTGGCGGATTTGCTCTATGCGAATGTGCTGCGTGAGCCGCGACCGCGCGATTGGCAACTTGATCCTTTGGAGGTCATTGCCATTCAGTCGACCCCCCATCCCATTCCGATGGAGCATTGGTTCGAATTGGCGCTATCGCGTAAAGAACTCGAAAAAGCCCTGGAAATTGCCGACCGGATTCGGCGGCATCGGTTTCACTCCGTGGTACCTCTCGGTGGTCGACTGCTTGCCCTGCGCTGGGTACTGCAAGCGCCCAAAGAGTTGCTCGATGAATCGGCGCAATTACAGCGGCAAGACTTGCTGAATCGCTTTGCCGCTTACGATGCCCTCAATCAACAGGCCACTGCGGCCCGCACGGCACTCGAGCAATTGCCGCTGTTGCCACCGGACGATGCGGACCAAAAAAAGCAGCTCGAGCTATTTAATCAATTAGGACAGGTCAGCACTGGGCAAGAGCACCTGCTCAATCAAATTGCCCTGTCCCGCGCGGCCGCCGATCAACCGTTTCCGCCCTTGCGCGCGGTGAAGGATACGCAGAAGGACCTTCCGCCGGGCAGCCTGGTGCTGGCGTTCTTTCAAACCAGTCGCAACTTGCATGGATTCGCGTTTACGAACGAGCAGTATGCCTACTTTACGCTCGAATCGCCGGCCAAACTGAAGGCCGAAATGATGGACCTATTTAAAAAGCTTTCGCTGTACGATCGCAATGCAGCGGTACCGGTTGAAGATCTCGCCTCCGATGCTTGGAAGACGCCAGCTGCAGCGATCTTGAAAAAACTCAGCAACGGCGCGGGGGCCGAAGATTGGGCCAAGTACAAAGAGCTGATCATCGTCCCTGATAGTTTTCTGTGGTACGTCCCCTTCGAAGCGCTGCCGTTGCCGGGAAGTGAAACCGGTGCCTCGCTCATTTCGCATTTGAACATTCGCTATGCGCCGACGATGTCGTTGGTGCTCGGCGACAGACGCGGCCAGAAGCCACTTTCAAAAACTGCGATCGTTGCCGGCAAGATCTTACCGCGCGAAGACGAGCGAATTGCCGCAGCCGTGGCGGAACAACTGGCCACAGCCCTTCCTGGCTCGACGGTCCTAACCGGCAACACTGTGGCTCCGGGCAGCCTGTTGGGGACGCAGTTCGATCGGCTGGTCATGCTCACCGACATGGAAGAAACCGACAAGCTGCCGTTCGGCTGGTCGCCGCTGCAACTCGACCGCGGCAAACCGGGGGCGAATCTTAGCGATTGGATGACGCTTCCCTGGGGCTGTCCCGAACAGCTCGTTTTTCCGACCTTTCATTCACCGGCCGAATATGGTTTGAAGAGAGGTGGCAACGGCGACGAAATGTTCCTGACGATCTGCGGGCTGATGGCCTCTGGTAGTCGCTCGATGCTTCTCTCGCGCTGGCGCGTCGGCGGCCGCAGCACAGCGGACTTCGTCCGAGAGTACTCGCAGGAGCTGCCGCATCTGCCTGCTGCCGATGCGCATCGCCGCGCAATCACGCTCTTGCGCGGTACGTCGCTCGATCCGCGCGAAGAGGGCCGCCTGCGAGCGCCAGCCACGCTCGAAGAATTCAAACCCGAGCATCCTTTCTTCTGGGCTGGCTACATGCTTGTCGATAGCAGTGCCTACGTGCCACGCGAAAAAGCGAAGCCCGCAGCCGAATAA